CTCATCAAATATGCCAACCTTGAATGTCGATAATGAAGTAGATGACGTCCATGCCATACGTGATGATCACCATGAAGGGTTGTGGGAAAACATTGCAACTTGACAAtgtataaattgaaattttagatgtattatatattttgctttgttattttatctattaattattattaacacttaattatttatgtaggGAAATGTCTGGTGACGTACAATTTGGTGACATCCCACCTTCACAAGGTGTGGATGACATTCATACGCCTACCTGAAAAAAAGGTAGCTTTGGGAATAAGTTGAGAGAGTTGGCAACCACCCTCAACACTGATCATAGACTTCCCATTCATTTTGATATGCAGACTTGTAAACCCATAGGAGAAAATAGCAAGAAATTCATCAATTATGTAGCCTTGCTCGGTAGAAGCAAAGCATTCATTCTTTGTGATGATTGGGATCATGTTCCAAAGAATGTGAAGAACTAAATATGGCAGAGCATCCTAGTATGAAATCTTAACTTTGATATAATGTGtcattaacatatataaataattttaatccaAAACTGAAGTTTTACGTAGATTAATCCCATGAGAAATGTTATGGCACAGAAGGAAGGCGGCATCCAAACACTATAATGTTATTGCATAGGTCACATATAACGTCCCAAACACTAATCCATTGAGGACGAAATGGATTTCATATGTCGGGGAAAGATGGAAGAATTTCAAGACTATGCTTACAAGTCATTATATTTATGGTTTCAAAACTGATAAAAGCCCTTGTGAAAATTATCAATTTCTTGTTGAGGAAACATGACAAGCCTTTAAGTTGAAGCGATTAGATGCTGCCTTTTAggtaaattcattttatatcatAGTTTAACTATTTATGTTAACATATTGCTAACATAATTATCTATACATTGATGTCATAAGCTAAGAGGAGAGCTGCACAAGAGATTGCAAAGAAAAATGTCCACCCCCACATATTGTCTCGTGGGGGTTACGAGAAATTGGAGCAGAAGATGATGAAAGAGGCATCTGCCTCTAATCCTATTGAGGCCTCCGATACGAGTACCATAACTTGTCCTCCACGCCATGTTACATGGAAGAGAACTCGCCAAAGACCATCTGGGGAGTACACATCTGAGGAAACAGCGAGCATAGCTAGGCGCATTGTAAGTCCATATATTAACAACATATGATCTCCCATATGTGATTAACTTAACTTTATATATTTGGTTGTAGGATGAGTTGGTGGAGCAGAGCACACAGGGTACATTTACTCTCAAGGGCCGTGAGGACATATTGACAGTTGCCATTGGTCGTCCAGAGCATTATGGACGTGTTCGAAGTGTTGGTAAATTTATTGGCATCCGTCAATTCTTCGGTCCTCCAACATAGGTGTTagcactagtggaaaaatgacattttatgacgtacaaaaatgatatataatgACGTAGTTATTGGAGACATAGTTCTGGGTGTTATAGTAAGTCTGCACATTTTATAATGTAGTAGAAAATTACGTCATAATAGcttgaacatattataacgtagtttctaAAGTCCGTCATAATATACGTAgtttattatgacaaattttcatttgtctGTTATAATATGGCAGGAGATATTATGacgtatatttatttatacgttataatatgtgatgtATTATGACgtagatatttttacaaatctAATATGTTGAATTCATAATCAACGTATTATGACGTACATTGTTTAGTGCGTCATAATATAtgtattcttttaaaaaaaattgattactaTAATTGAcatccaatgaaattataatcatattcctgtattatcatctcatccaatcaatttataatcaatatagcttcaaatgaacaaattcaatggaactaacaaaatagaattcatttcaaacatgaaattgtctaataatatttaatacatcatttatacatgaaactatatattaaatttaaatattacattaatgtacaTACACTATTGAATTATAGCCAAGTTtgtactaacacttaaaataaaagaaacctAGTTTCTTCTAATGTCTTCAATATCTACATCTTCCATGGAAGATAAATCATTAaagatctacaaataaaataatagagttaaaacaatattgtataTGCATGCATATAGATCCAATACTCGCATACATCTTTTTCCTGGCTTTGCTCCACTTGTTCTTGAAATAGCTATGAAAATgtaaaaggaagagaaagaaaaggcaATTTCTCATTAAAAATCACATACAAGTTAAATTTCAGATATAAAAATTGTAGAATCAAGTAGAAGGCTTTATTTTGACTTCATATGCTGGCAAGTCAAATGATATAATAATAGAAGAATGTCTCTTTAAAACTCATACAAATTTACTTAGTTGCGTTTATCTGAAACTATATAATAacatagaaagaaaaattaaataaatactttataaacTTTTTCTCAGTGTAATCTTCTAATACAATATAAGtggtaatatatttaaagaactCAAGGAAATGTAatgttttctaaaaatatttctaaaattgatatatataccTGAAATGATTAGGGTAAGAGTGAAAATCAACGTGAAATAAATCTTAGCCATCAAAACAACAATTTGAATAAAGATAAATTGTTGTTGATATACGTCATAACAACAATTTGAATAAATCTTAGCcatcaaaacaacaatttttctactggtaagcgattaccagcaccctgtaatcgattacaataacATCAGTCCTGTGTCAATGGTGCAGGAACTCACCTCTCAACCCAGAAACACCTTAACTTGGTCTTTCAATGATGACGAACAAACAactgcaaaaaaaaatattaatatttgttggtACAAATAACCAACGTAAGTGACAACCCAAAAGCAAGACACACCAAAAAAATGACGAACAGATGCAAGACCAAAATCCACTCCCCAAAATACGAATACCGAGACACGAAAAAGTTCATACCTTATTCGAAGAACCATTATCACCAAACGAACCCATTGCACAAAAAAGGTAACAACTTCCACCAAATCGACACCGAATGAGACAAGGGTAATCTCTAACTCAAAGAAAGAAACTCAATGTCCACAGAGACACCGAACGAGAAAAATCCACACCGAACGAGACAAGTGTAATCTACAACTCAAAGAAACAAACCCAATGTCCACAGAGATTCAAAGGAAAACAATGGTGACAAAGAAGCAGGAGAGAGATGTTCAAAACAAAACGAAACCCTAAAAATGGAGGAGGGAGAACACTGCTATGAAGAGAAaagttgaaatgaaattcaaatccCTAAAATGGAGAGAGAAGATAATGATAAGAAGAGAAGATAGAGTTCGAAAACAAAGAAGACATTTTCGGAATCCAAACTTCAACCcattccaaatcagattttaaattaaaaaaaacattcaaattcaacCAATTAAAACTTGACACGTGACGTTgtcaaatttttgttaaattgacATTGTTAGAATATTGCTATCCTTTAGATAACGATGCAATGGAGCAGGACAAGTGTCATTTCATGTTTTCCATATTGGAAATAATATCCAGTCCTAGTGGCCAATCACACATCAAAATCACCCGTGGGGTTTACTACCCACAACAGTAGTACCCGTGATTTACTGCTGGCAGATACACgccaaaagataaaataaaagcaaaggcacttaaaaacacaaaacattgtttaataaaaaagaaattcgACAACTGTATTTTCTTtgggattaaatatatttatggtAATTAACTTTGAGTGAAATtcaaaattagtattttttcaaaaattttaacttaatttaaccTTTCAATTTTAGGAATGCatgtatttagttttttttaaccaaattttatgaaatttatttaatattttaaatgtattttttaatattatttgaattatttatattatttgacataattgttttttcaatattaataagaaatatgtttgaaacttgaaataaaattcaaatttttataaaaataaaaaattaagttagaccaaagtttccaaaaaaattaatttcattttttattaaaaattaagaaactaaaacatatttaattttatttttaataagtgTTTTTAAGAAGTGTTTATAGCAAGTGTTTATATTTAACTGTTcatagtttaaaatttaaattattgttataattttcaagaaaaatctTTATACATTGTGAAATATGTACCACGgcaatttttaaatgatatctAGGAGTCTAATTTAAACTACTTTACCTGAACACAAGAAAAGCTAAAATGATACTTTAACCTAATTTTTTTAGGTGtggaatttaaaataaaattttataaaaatgggTAGTTTACttcaaaaattagaaaaataagatGAGTGACTTAAAATTTATAGTACAAGGACAAGTTGTACGAAGTTGTGaggattttcaaattaaaattgcCCTTAGTTAAAACGACtactttataaaaattgaaagtcGTCAAAATTAATGATGacttctttataaatatattgaacgAAAGTCATTAGAAATTATGAAaactttcaatttataaatGTCATGTggtgataattttaatttgtcttCACTcatgattattttaattcatagtTTTTCGAACTAAAATTGTCTATATTGATAACGACTTCTATTATGAAATGGAGCTTACCGATCTTAAtcagtttttccttttttttgaACTTGTTGAGTTGAAATCAAGTCTATCAAATTTGTCGAACTAAAACTGAATCTGTCTGACTGTTTTTCTGTTGTCGAGTCTATTGAGCTGAAACCAAACTTctacttttatgttttttatatatactaaGTTATCTGTTTGTTTTTTGTGTTaataattgttttcattttatatataaaaataataaggtaGTCAAATTTTACGTAATGAGCTATGATGAAAATTAGATTGTATTGttgtaattgttattattaaaataataaattagtaaatttaaatgatatgacaataatttctgttttaaatataataaatgatattGATACTGGCAACCCCTAATTTTATACGAGTAACAATGATGACAAGATTAAAGTttacttgaaaagaaaaaagagataagGAATTCCGTTCACTTTTTTCGTTGCTTTTTTTACACATCTGCGACAAGGTTTTCTGTActttaaattctgttttttttttgtgtttttactTTGTACTATTGGGTCATTATTATGTTGCAAATTTTCGATCGTGTCACTTTTTCTACAATATAATAACCTTTCACATTTATTTACACAATCAATTTTTTCACgctctaaattttaataatcattagATTAAAACCAGTGGTTGAGATCGTTGCTGCAAAGTATCCAAGTGGAGAAAATGAGATAGCTACCGAACAATATCGTACGGGTAAATTCAGGAGTTCATAGAATTCAGAATTCAATGATTCTTCTATAAACCAATGACAAGTCAATGGAATTAGACAGAACAATccaaaacttaataaaaaatagttcagttgATTAGAAAATTACCTTCGTTTTAAGAAGAGGCATTGGAAGAAGCAATAGTTCAGAAGCACACTCTTTCAGAAACTACATCAGCATCCTTGTTCATGTATTCATAACATGTGCTTGAGTTTACTGCATTTATTGGATGAGATGACGTTTGAGTGTGGACATCTGAATCCATGTATGCTAACTTTAATCCCTTTTGTGCCACAATTTCAGAACAAAACCCAATGTAAAATTACTTTTCACtaaatggaaaagaaagaaaagtcaCTAAATACGAACGTTGAATACctccaaatttatttttgttttattcttatcATCAAAGaatgaaacatatttaacaGAACATTTAGTATGTACAAACCCTTTATGTACAAATATTGTTTATCTTAGTTAAAGTAGATAAAACATCTAAAAACTTCCACAACCATCATACACGCCAAGTGATTTTCCAGACTCAACAACATTATGTTTACTAATCCAAGTTCAACTAACATTGTTTAGTAAAAGATTGGGTAATTAAAAAAAGAGCACAAATACAATGAGCTCGTTGTCATAAAAGTGATGTAGCTCTGTTAGTGTTTCTGCTTTGATTTCCTTCCCAGCCCAATAGAGTGAACATATGATATTATGCATTAGTCCTTGTCTTTTGTTGTTAGGGTTCTAGCAGCTACTCAAGACTATACTATCTTCCCTACATAGCCAATactcttattttttaaagaaaagattCTTATTCAGTCCTAAACTTCTTGCATAATGTCCCTGTAAGCTTAAATTTGTTTCTAACATATATGGGCTTAAATTCTTATTCAGGCCTGATTACAGGACCAAAAACTATGTAATAATGGAGTTGAACGCATATTCCAATATGATCTTAATGGATCAAATGTTGTTGGTATTTGTTCCAACATGTTTATATTAGTCTTTTGATAATGTCTAATGTGTGACCAAAATATTGAATGTTAAATTGTAAACTGAAATGATTTGGATGCGtgtgtattatatatttttgtaaattttcaaTCTTGTAATATTAATTAACCTACCTTGCATATGTAGTGATCATACTTATGTACTGTAATATATAATACAGGTGTTGGTAGAGACACCAAGTTAGCTAGGAGGTCATTTATTGTTACTTTTAGTTTTATGTAATTTGTGTGCATATTCCTTTTTAGAACTCCAATTCCaaagttttttaattatacaggttttaaatgttaaatattaaatattaaatattatatatagtttttgtatgcatagaaatattaaaattcacataaacttaaaattaagtGTTTTCATCGTCTCTTTTCAAATTCTCCTTTTCTAAGTTACTTTCACGTTTTACATTTGTTAAAAggtttaaatacttttttttgtttctattttggtaaattttatttaatgtgaaactaaatttttagtatttattgtggttctaattttcataatttatgttcaatttaatattttttcatcacACCGTCTAAATTGTTAACGTAAGACTGTACACATTGCCAATGTTAATGTGTTCTATGACTTTTGCACATGTGGTCGGTCTAACACAATATGAGTTggatttgatttaattaatcaGCTTTATTAGAATATTCGTGAAAATCGTGAGGAGGTCATTGTCTTCTTGGTTTTCCTAGACATCGTTCGCTGAAAATCAAAGGGATTTATCATCACTGAAATTCTTAATATGTGCATTTTAAATCTTACATTTTGCAATTTTGCAGATTTGTGCATAAACAGTGGTGGTGATTTAGGGCTTTGATGCATGTTTTGCGATTTGGGTGGCGCGTTGGATAAACAACAATTTTGATTTGTGTcttgtggtggtggtggaagagATTTCGCACAGTGGTGGTTATGGTTGCGTTTCAATGGTGGTTTGCATGATTTTGCATATCTGTGATTTGGGCTTGGCGAATTAGGGTTCAATGGTGGAATGAATTATTATCATGAGGTGGATTCGCGATTTGGTTTTACAGATTCGAAAATGGTTTGCATCAATGGGTGGTGAAGATGGTGTTGTGGTTTATTGTTGTTCGTGGTGGCTCCAATGGTGATGGTTCGACTTTTTTGTTTGGTACCCTCTATGCTTTTGATTTATGTCATGATTGTGGCTTCAAAAATTGTGTATGTGGCTAGTTTCTTCTTAAGCTTCCTTGGGGATTGCTTTATATTATTTCATGAATGTTTGAAGTCTAGGAAGTGGCTTGAATTTAACTGTGTTGGAGATAAATTGGATGAAGATGATTATGTGTTGTAGAAGTTAGGTGTGTGTGTGAGGAGTCTTTGTTTGATGGAATCTTTATCAGATTTATTAGTTTATGAAAATGGAGGAGCtacaaacaataaaatatatcaaatccAACACACTGTGTTGGTCACCTGCGAAAAAATCATACAGCTCATTCAAACATTGTCAACGTGTACAATctatcattaataattttgacaacatcataaaaaatgaccaaattaaaaataaattacaaaatttgatACCACATTGAACACTTGAAAAAATTGACTCTTATATCAAAGAAAATaaggatagaaaaatatttaagtctTTGTTAAAATTCAATGTACAAAGTCTTTCTTGATTAACATGGATGAAATTTACATCAAGTATGtaactaatatataaaatataaaaataaaaaatatatgaatggtctctttttaagaaattatatttacacattacaatttaaaattgtttttggatgtattttttgttttaacaatTTCCTACTTGATTGAAATTAGGAGAACTTGCATCCAACCTTTATAAGCTAGATGTGGTGATGGAATTAATTCCATACGAGATTCTTATGACaagaaatttttaaagataaaaggataaaacTAATTAGTTTCATAATTTCAGTTATAAAGatctaaactaaaataaagaaattgaatctacatatatttatatactaaaattcaacaagtttgtttaaactgaaattacagaaaataacataatactcaaaataaataaaaaaagcataTTTCCATtttgaaaccctaaaaatttAGAATCCAATGTAACTAGAATCAACCAAAAAtagtatttacaaaaaaaacaattatgatCAAAATAGTAAGTAAATGTTATATTagctaaaaaacaaaattagtgCTAATAATGTATATTGAACCAAATTTATTACCTTTAAAAgaaagtgatttaaaaactaaaaatagtttttaatatacaataaatttataaatgtatgtataaaatatgtataaaatatgTGTGAACAACCTATTAAGCTAAATAAGCTTTATAACTATATACATAACCTATTATGTATAAAATAGGTATGCATAAAATACACAAAGTtataaatgaatgaataaaatacataatttctTGTAGTGTTGGATCCAACCCATTTCTACTCGACATGAGTTTTGTTTATTTGGTCCTTATTTGGGTTGACTTAGTCTGGACTTGATGTAAGCTTGATATGAATTAGGTTAACTTAGTTCTCCCTAGGTTTGATGCAGACTAAGGTTGACTAATTCAACATTGACTCAATTCAGTCTTGGATCCACTTAACTCAAGATGACTCAACCCAACATGAGATTGAACTTACTTGGTCCgatatatattaatgttagtTTGGCTCAATTTTATCCAACTTAAACTTAGCTTGACCTAGGCTCTACTGACTTGAACTAACTTAGACTCACATCGACTCAACTTGAGTTGATTTAAGTTTCAACTCAGTTTGACATGGTTCGAACTTTAACTAAACTTGACATGATTTGGGCTCGACTCTACTTAATATAGCCCCGAGCCTAACTTAACATGGTCTAGCTCCACCCAACCTAGCTTGGGCTCAAGCTAACCAACTAGACATTATTCTACTACAAactaatttaacttaattttaactTGGCCAAAACTAACTTAGGTTTGGTCTAACCAACTTGACATAAGTCTTACCTAACTTAATGTTGGACTTACCTAACTTGGTCAAACTTAAGTTTGATTAGAATCAATTATCTTGAATCTAACTTTGTTTAACTTAACTTCAATATAGTTCCACTTAAcaagtttattatttaatccAACTTGATATGATATGCTTTCAACCTAGTTCAATTTAGGATTCAATCTTCTTAATCATTTCTCATTTAGTTTgacttaattgaatatttaataatagattcaaacaaaaaattgatttaaaatttttaaaactgaaaaaatgtATCACatgcaaataaaattaaatggattAAAGTccaaaatatatgaatttaaattgaaataaattctttaaaataaattaaaaataacataaattcaaataattataaattgactttTTTCCCAACTctaattaacatatttaaaagtaCATAGTATAACGGTATtattaaattcaaaagaaaaattatgtcTAGGAATCTctctgttaaaaaaaatataaaaaactccCAAAAAAACAGCCTTGTAATTAATCCGAGCGCACATCGCACTCACGCTGGTTTATCAACACGAAGTCTCATACACGTCATCAACCATTAGAAAGAACGTCTGTGACTTGATCGATAATGGATAACTATGAGTTTGTACACATAAAAATATCcaccaaaaatgaaaattgaaacgAGTATATACGGAGAATAATGCTTTAAAAAggtatcaattaaaaaaatgtaaaggaGTATACAGTAAGAAAATCTAAGACGCTATGACTAATGatattatagtaaaatataCAAAACTGCACTTGTAACTTATCAAAGTGAAATTCCAAAAATCGACACCACACGGCGTAATCCGTTCAGCTTCTCTAGCCCAAAACGGCGACGTCTTGATTGGAATTCGTTGGGACAGACTTTAACGGAGGAGCCGCGGCGTAACGGGTGGAGAAATTCCGTAACCCGTCGTAACCTTCATCGTCGAAATCCCCGTTATGCCCCTCGTCGAAGTTCAAGGCGTAACTCAAGGGGTCGTACTGGTATTTCCCTGGCGCGTGGCGCGAACCGCCACTCCGGCTGCGGTTGAACCGCCGGATAAAGGTCTTCCACCGGGGCCCTGCTGCGAGCTCTGACCACTCGCGCACCTTCATGAAGGCGGTTGCACCCGGCGACCACCACCGCCGGGCAGTGGGGCTCCCTGTCGCCGGTTCGGAGTGCGACTCGGACAGCGACGAGGTGGCCCGCACGCGCTCCCACCACGCGAATTCGACGACCGCCGACGGGCGCCGGGAACCGAAACAGCAGGTGAAGCAGAAGCTGCAGCGCGCGTTGGCTAAGAGAGAGTTGGACCTCTCGTCCCCGCCGCCGGTTGAATCATGCTCCGAGGGTTGCGAATTGGACATACTAGAACCTGTTCTATAGCCGTTTGAGTGAGAGTGTGATACCAATGCAATAGGAGAGTGTCTAATTAATATACTGCAACATGGATTAACCTAA
This Vigna angularis cultivar LongXiaoDou No.4 chromosome 4, ASM1680809v1, whole genome shotgun sequence DNA region includes the following protein-coding sequences:
- the LOC108331044 gene encoding uncharacterized protein LOC108331044, which produces MSNSQPSEHDSTGGGDERSNSLLANARCSFCFTCCFGSRRPSAVVEFAWWERVRATSSLSESHSEPATGSPTARRWWSPGATAFMKVREWSELAAGPRWKTFIRRFNRSRSGGSRHAPGKYQYDPLSYALNFDEGHNGDFDDEGYDGLRNFSTRYAAAPPLKSVPTNSNQDVAVLG